One genomic region from Alteromonas pelagimontana encodes:
- a CDS encoding WD40/YVTN/BNR-like repeat-containing protein — translation MRHAIATVVAMLASFSACCEQSYIAPLAEKSVLLDVAATNFVVMVGERGHVLLSADGKTFHQADVPSTTMLTAVDIFENNVWAVGHDAVILHSADAGNTWEQQFSAPEFQRPFLDVLFFDDLHGIAVGAYGLFYRTLNGGKSWQPELHATLLPTADREYLEEIKQEDESFYEQELNSILPHINRITNIGDRLFIAGEAGLLAASEDQGKSWARFDVEYTGSFFDIKPLDEKTIMAVGLRGNIFVMRDQGNWQYVNTCSTSTLNSIFVASAEKVVALGNNGMMVALERPLPVSQSGPSADPSQCQPAAGISVTQLEGKAAILNAVTFNKHTLAVTANGIKYLHLD, via the coding sequence ATGAGACATGCTATCGCGACAGTAGTCGCAATGTTGGCAAGCTTTTCCGCTTGCTGTGAACAGTCTTATATTGCTCCATTAGCGGAAAAATCTGTTCTTCTCGATGTCGCGGCAACCAATTTTGTGGTGATGGTTGGCGAGCGGGGGCATGTGCTACTTTCCGCTGATGGCAAAACTTTCCATCAGGCTGATGTTCCCTCTACGACAATGTTAACCGCGGTCGATATTTTTGAGAACAATGTATGGGCAGTGGGGCATGATGCTGTCATTCTTCACTCTGCTGATGCGGGTAACACTTGGGAACAGCAATTTTCGGCCCCAGAATTTCAACGCCCGTTTCTGGACGTATTGTTTTTCGATGATTTACACGGTATCGCTGTTGGCGCTTACGGATTGTTCTACCGCACCCTGAATGGCGGAAAAAGCTGGCAACCGGAACTTCACGCCACCTTACTTCCCACTGCAGACAGAGAGTATTTAGAAGAAATAAAACAAGAAGACGAAAGTTTCTATGAGCAGGAACTGAACTCCATTTTGCCGCATATTAATCGCATAACTAACATCGGCGATCGTCTTTTTATTGCTGGTGAAGCCGGTTTATTGGCTGCAAGCGAAGATCAGGGCAAAAGCTGGGCCCGCTTTGATGTCGAGTATACAGGCTCATTTTTTGATATTAAGCCGCTTGATGAAAAAACAATTATGGCTGTTGGATTAAGAGGGAACATTTTTGTCATGCGCGACCAAGGCAACTGGCAGTACGTCAATACCTGTTCAACCAGCACCCTCAACTCCATTTTTGTCGCTTCGGCAGAGAAAGTTGTGGCGCTGGGGAATAACGGCATGATGGTAGCGCTTGAGCGCCCACTGCCGGTAAGCCAATCTGGCCCTTCGGCAGATCCGTCACAATGCCAGCCCGCTGCTGGGATCTCAGTCACTCAGCTTGAAGGTAAAGCAGCAATTCTCAATGCTGTTACCTTCAACAAACATACGTTAGCCGTTACTGCTAACGGCATTAAATACTTACATTTGGATTAA
- a CDS encoding DUF1329 domain-containing protein yields MYKKIGFIAAAISLSFASTLVMAKISTEEAKKLGETLSPLGAEKSANADGSIPAWNGGITKPPADYDVGDHHPDPYPHDKMLFEITASNYKDYANLLSEGQKKLFEIYPETFRMPVYETRRTASNPQFVYEATKANATRAELIAGGNGLTGAAIGIPFPIPQDGLEAIWNHILRYRGEAVQRFGGQAAVTSSGDYNVIGFDEQLLIQYAKANATPEQLLQDNILFMFKQKVTEPARLAGTALLVQETVDQIKEPRKAWTYNTGQRRVRLAPNIAYDTPGTAADGLRTTDDFDMFNGSPNRYNWELKGKKEMYIAYNNYKLHSDSVTNEDILQPHHINPDLTRWEKHRVWVVEATLKDGFRHIYQKRVFFIDEDSWQIQVADMYDNRNELYRVAFAYGVNYYEVPTQWSTLDVYHDLNSRRYLAIGLDNEKPMYDFSIRPRDVEFTPQALRREGMR; encoded by the coding sequence ATGTATAAAAAGATTGGGTTCATTGCTGCGGCAATATCGCTATCCTTCGCCAGTACACTGGTTATGGCAAAAATTTCTACGGAAGAAGCAAAAAAACTCGGCGAGACATTAAGCCCCTTGGGCGCCGAAAAATCAGCAAACGCGGATGGCAGCATTCCTGCCTGGAACGGGGGGATAACCAAGCCGCCTGCAGACTACGATGTGGGCGATCATCATCCAGATCCTTATCCTCACGATAAAATGCTGTTTGAGATAACCGCATCAAATTACAAAGATTATGCTAACTTGCTGTCTGAAGGCCAGAAAAAGCTGTTCGAAATCTATCCAGAAACGTTTCGAATGCCTGTCTATGAAACGCGCAGAACCGCCTCTAACCCGCAATTCGTATATGAAGCCACAAAAGCTAATGCCACTCGCGCGGAGTTAATCGCTGGCGGAAACGGTTTAACGGGCGCCGCAATCGGTATTCCTTTTCCTATACCTCAAGATGGTTTGGAGGCAATTTGGAATCATATTCTTCGCTATCGGGGAGAAGCTGTTCAGCGTTTTGGTGGCCAGGCAGCGGTAACATCTTCAGGAGATTACAATGTAATTGGGTTCGATGAGCAACTGCTGATCCAGTATGCCAAAGCCAACGCCACACCTGAGCAGTTGCTGCAAGACAACATCTTGTTTATGTTCAAACAGAAAGTGACCGAGCCGGCTCGTTTGGCGGGAACAGCTTTGTTGGTTCAGGAAACGGTAGATCAGATAAAGGAGCCCAGAAAAGCCTGGACTTATAACACAGGGCAGCGGCGTGTACGCCTTGCTCCCAACATTGCTTACGATACGCCGGGAACAGCCGCTGATGGATTACGGACAACCGATGATTTTGACATGTTTAACGGTTCGCCCAACCGCTACAACTGGGAACTGAAAGGTAAGAAAGAAATGTATATCGCGTATAACAATTATAAGTTACACAGCGATAGTGTTACCAATGAAGACATTTTGCAACCTCATCACATTAACCCTGACCTGACCCGTTGGGAAAAGCATCGGGTATGGGTCGTTGAAGCAACGTTAAAAGACGGATTTCGCCATATTTATCAGAAGCGCGTCTTCTTTATTGATGAAGACAGCTGGCAGATTCAGGTTGCTGATATGTACGATAACCGTAACGAGCTATATCGCGTCGCTTTTGCTTACGGCGTAAACTATTACGAAGTGCCTACGCAATGGTCTACCCTTGATGTTTATCACGATTTAAACTCTCGCCGTTATCTGGCTATCGGACTGGACAACGAGAAGCCTATGTATGACTTTTCGATTCGTCCTCGTGATGTTGAATTTACGCCGCAGGCGCTGCGACGAGAAGGTATGCGCTAG
- the pepN gene encoding aminopeptidase N has translation MTIKTKRRADYMPPAFTISDVKMDVVLHPTAARITSYLTVKRLGNHHEKLILDGEKLVLNSVKIDGKITQDYEQTDSSLSIPNVPNSFQLEVITTIDPENNKALEGLYLSSGVYCTQCEAEGFRRITYFLDRPDVLATYEVTLHGNKNKYPTLLANGNPIARGEGDNGSHWVTWQDPHPKPCYLFAMVAGDFDVLTDEYTTTSGRKVALELYVDKGKKARGPFALESLKRAMKWDEDTYGLEYDLDIYMIVAVDFFNMGAMENKGLNIFNSKFVLADQNSATDEDFFNVESVIAHEYFHNWTGNRVTCRDWFQLSLKEGLTVFRDQQFSADMTSPLSNRIKHVRVMREHQFAEDASAMSHPIRPDEVMEMNNFYTVTVYDKGAEVIRMLHTLLGKKKFRKGMDEYFRRHDGQAVTCDDFVAAMQSVTELDLSHFALWYSQSGTPLITVSHQYDETAKRMSVTLSQHTPKTADQSVKRPLFMPVAFDCIDSKGNHYQDDEQRVKNNMLLLNEPSVTLQFSDVTSALIPVVLGNFSAPAKVKNPLPSEDLLAIFRFARDAFNRWDALQQLYDWCIEQYALGKPEAVTASIWDGLKEVVEREAQNHELLGECLVIPSFETLCQSRSLVDVEQLRQARRAFCQDFAQELATPLLTVYKNIHTGDYEYTLEAVNARRCRNVVLNHLARLPQGQELVCKQFNSSDNMTDTMGALKAAQHGDKEQFEKLLASFEQQWREEPLVLDKWFALHATQERDDILSHITLLREHPQFSIGNPNRVRALIGSFAFYNTAGFHAIDGSGYKFVTDYLLMLDKTNPQVAARIVTPLTQWQNYAPVYQEKMKVQLGRLLNEKGLSRDLFEKVSKSLAYDTPSQ, from the coding sequence ATGACTATAAAAACTAAAAGACGGGCGGATTACATGCCGCCTGCTTTCACTATCAGTGACGTCAAAATGGATGTGGTTCTGCATCCTACTGCTGCAAGAATTACCAGCTATTTAACAGTTAAAAGATTAGGAAACCATCATGAAAAGTTAATTTTAGATGGTGAAAAACTAGTACTCAATAGCGTAAAAATAGACGGTAAAATCACTCAGGATTATGAGCAGACCGACTCTTCTCTCTCCATCCCGAATGTGCCCAATAGCTTTCAGTTAGAAGTTATCACCACGATAGACCCGGAAAACAACAAAGCGCTTGAAGGGTTGTATTTATCAAGCGGTGTGTACTGCACTCAATGTGAAGCTGAAGGTTTTCGGCGCATTACCTACTTTCTTGACCGCCCTGATGTACTGGCTACCTATGAGGTTACCTTGCATGGAAATAAAAACAAATATCCTACGCTGTTAGCCAACGGCAATCCCATTGCGCGAGGCGAGGGCGATAACGGCAGCCATTGGGTTACCTGGCAGGATCCTCATCCAAAACCCTGTTATTTATTTGCTATGGTAGCAGGTGACTTTGATGTATTAACTGATGAATATACCACCACAAGTGGCCGTAAAGTGGCACTGGAACTTTACGTGGATAAAGGAAAAAAAGCTCGTGGTCCTTTTGCACTGGAATCGCTAAAGCGTGCTATGAAGTGGGATGAAGACACGTATGGACTGGAATACGATTTAGATATCTATATGATTGTGGCCGTGGACTTCTTCAACATGGGTGCGATGGAAAATAAAGGCCTTAATATTTTTAACAGCAAGTTTGTTCTGGCGGATCAGAACAGCGCTACAGATGAAGATTTTTTTAATGTTGAATCTGTTATTGCTCATGAATATTTTCACAACTGGACCGGAAACCGCGTTACCTGTAGAGATTGGTTTCAGCTAAGTTTGAAAGAAGGTCTGACGGTGTTTCGCGATCAACAGTTTAGCGCCGATATGACGTCTCCGCTGAGTAACCGTATCAAGCACGTACGCGTAATGCGGGAACATCAGTTTGCAGAAGATGCCAGTGCCATGAGTCATCCTATTCGCCCCGACGAAGTAATGGAAATGAATAACTTCTATACGGTCACCGTCTACGATAAAGGTGCCGAAGTTATCCGAATGTTGCATACGCTTCTTGGCAAGAAGAAATTTCGCAAAGGCATGGACGAATACTTTCGCCGTCATGATGGACAAGCGGTTACCTGTGATGATTTCGTGGCTGCAATGCAATCTGTAACCGAACTGGATCTTAGCCACTTTGCTTTGTGGTACAGCCAGTCAGGTACACCTTTAATTACTGTCTCTCATCAATACGATGAAACGGCAAAACGCATGTCAGTTACGTTAAGCCAGCACACGCCCAAAACAGCAGATCAATCAGTGAAGCGCCCGTTATTTATGCCAGTAGCCTTTGACTGTATTGATAGCAAGGGCAATCATTATCAGGACGATGAACAGCGTGTTAAGAACAATATGTTATTGCTGAATGAACCGAGCGTGACTCTGCAGTTCTCGGATGTTACTTCTGCGCTTATCCCTGTGGTGCTGGGCAACTTTTCCGCGCCAGCTAAGGTAAAAAATCCATTACCTTCTGAAGATCTATTGGCTATTTTTCGCTTTGCCAGAGATGCCTTTAATCGCTGGGATGCGTTACAGCAACTCTATGACTGGTGTATTGAGCAATATGCTCTCGGCAAACCGGAAGCCGTGACCGCATCTATCTGGGACGGATTAAAAGAAGTGGTTGAACGGGAGGCGCAAAATCATGAGTTGCTTGGAGAGTGTCTTGTTATTCCTTCTTTTGAAACACTGTGCCAGTCACGGTCGCTAGTGGACGTTGAACAGCTAAGACAGGCGAGACGAGCATTCTGCCAAGATTTTGCACAGGAGCTGGCTACGCCTTTGTTGACTGTTTATAAGAACATTCATACCGGTGATTACGAATATACGCTGGAAGCCGTAAACGCCAGAAGGTGTCGCAATGTGGTGTTAAATCATCTCGCCCGACTACCGCAAGGCCAGGAGCTTGTCTGTAAACAGTTTAATAGCTCCGACAATATGACAGACACAATGGGGGCGTTGAAAGCGGCGCAACATGGCGATAAAGAGCAATTTGAAAAATTGCTGGCAAGTTTTGAGCAGCAATGGCGTGAAGAGCCATTAGTTTTGGATAAGTGGTTTGCACTTCATGCCACACAGGAGCGGGATGATATTCTTAGTCACATTACTTTACTGCGGGAGCATCCGCAATTCAGCATTGGAAATCCTAATCGTGTACGGGCCTTAATCGGCAGTTTTGCGTTTTACAATACTGCAGGTTTTCACGCGATTGACGGCAGTGGCTATAAATTTGTTACCGATTATCTCCTGATGTTGGATAAAACTAATCCACAAGTCGCAGCACGAATTGTAACGCCGCTAACCCAGTGGCAAAATTATGCGCCGGTGTATCAGGAAAAAATGAAAGTCCAACTGGGGCGTCTTCTGAACGAGAAGGGGCTGAGTCGGGACTTATTTGAAAAAGTCAGTAAGAGCCTGGCCTATGACACACCGTCTCAGTAG
- a CDS encoding efflux RND transporter permease subunit translates to MTSFTHFIEKLVFGNRKIVIAIFAFVTVFLGYQASQLRLDAGFEKNIPLQHEYMKTYMEHRKDFGGANSILVSVCDKNGDIFNQNFFDTLKNVHDQLFFINGVDRSLVVSLFSPSTRFTEIVEGGFAGGPVIPADFNSASVKALDQVAANIEKANIVGRQVSTDYSCAMVTAQLLELDPQTGKPLDTLAIASSLEQQVRQQYESDDISIHIIGFSKMIGDVADGAKDVVFFFVIAIAITTLMVFFFSRSVMLTVLPILCSFIAVVWQLGLLTVIGFGMDPMSILVPFLVFAIGVSHGVQMINAVEKKAIAGVGAKHAAMGAFRSLLMPGGIALLSDTVGFMTLLVIDIGMIRELAITASLGVAVIILTNLILLPVLMSFLSLDAQYVEKFAGKENRTAAFWNGLAACSHKRPAAIILLITAGLFAGGLYQAQNMKIGDLHAGAPALHESSRYNQDTFLITDKYEVTVDYLSVLVETTADACTSYNVMRAMDEFQWKMENVPGVQSTVSLASVAKIVNAGYNEGNLKWQVLPRNQQTLVQAIARIPTSSGLLNGNCSVMPVILFMEDHKAETISRVVNAIKHFREEYETDDMKYRLASGPVGVMAATNEAVEKAQYPMMAYVFGAVILLCLVSFRSLRATLSVVVPLYVVSVLAQALMTFLEIGLTVSTLPVIALGVGIGVDYGIYILSTMSVKLKHGATVQQAYLEALKERGSAVIFTGLTLAIGVSTWVFSSLKFQMDMGILLTFMFVVNMLGAIIVLPAIARFLWFSKNESQK, encoded by the coding sequence ATGACGAGCTTTACCCACTTTATCGAAAAACTTGTTTTTGGTAACCGCAAAATTGTTATTGCTATATTTGCATTCGTGACAGTTTTCTTAGGTTATCAAGCGTCTCAACTGCGACTTGATGCAGGTTTTGAAAAAAATATTCCGCTTCAACACGAATACATGAAAACCTATATGGAACACCGCAAGGATTTTGGTGGTGCCAACAGCATCCTCGTCTCCGTTTGCGATAAAAATGGCGATATTTTTAACCAGAATTTTTTTGACACACTGAAGAATGTCCACGACCAGTTGTTCTTTATCAATGGTGTCGATCGCTCTTTGGTAGTATCGTTGTTTTCCCCTTCAACCCGGTTTACTGAAATTGTAGAGGGAGGGTTCGCGGGCGGGCCTGTAATTCCGGCTGATTTTAATTCAGCCAGTGTTAAAGCACTGGATCAGGTGGCGGCAAATATAGAAAAGGCTAATATCGTTGGGCGTCAGGTTTCCACCGACTACAGCTGCGCTATGGTTACCGCTCAACTACTGGAATTGGACCCGCAAACCGGAAAGCCGCTCGACACGCTGGCTATTGCCAGTTCATTGGAGCAGCAAGTTCGCCAACAGTACGAGAGCGACGACATTTCCATTCATATCATCGGCTTTTCGAAAATGATTGGCGACGTGGCAGATGGCGCAAAAGACGTTGTGTTCTTTTTTGTCATTGCTATTGCGATTACCACGCTTATGGTGTTTTTCTTTTCCCGTAGCGTCATGCTCACCGTTCTCCCGATACTTTGTTCTTTCATTGCAGTGGTATGGCAGTTAGGTCTGCTCACAGTCATTGGCTTTGGAATGGACCCTATGTCGATTCTGGTGCCGTTTCTGGTTTTCGCTATTGGTGTCAGTCACGGCGTGCAGATGATCAACGCAGTAGAGAAAAAGGCGATAGCCGGAGTTGGCGCAAAACATGCGGCCATGGGAGCGTTTAGAAGCCTGTTGATGCCGGGCGGAATCGCGCTACTTTCAGACACTGTTGGGTTTATGACATTACTGGTTATTGATATTGGCATGATCCGCGAACTTGCAATTACCGCCAGTTTAGGTGTTGCCGTGATTATTCTAACCAACCTTATCTTGCTGCCTGTGCTAATGAGCTTTCTGTCGTTAGATGCGCAATACGTTGAAAAATTTGCAGGTAAGGAAAATCGTACCGCCGCTTTTTGGAACGGACTAGCGGCATGTAGCCACAAGCGCCCGGCAGCAATTATTCTACTTATAACGGCGGGTCTGTTCGCGGGCGGGTTATATCAAGCGCAAAATATGAAGATCGGTGATCTACATGCGGGCGCGCCAGCGCTGCACGAATCCTCTCGCTATAATCAAGATACATTTTTGATTACCGACAAGTATGAAGTTACCGTCGATTATCTTTCAGTGCTGGTAGAGACTACCGCTGATGCTTGCACTTCATACAACGTAATGCGGGCGATGGATGAATTTCAATGGAAAATGGAAAATGTGCCTGGGGTACAATCGACGGTGTCCCTTGCTTCTGTAGCTAAAATCGTCAACGCGGGGTATAACGAGGGAAATCTTAAGTGGCAAGTGTTGCCGCGCAACCAGCAAACGCTGGTGCAAGCGATTGCGCGTATTCCTACATCGTCCGGGCTTCTTAACGGCAACTGCTCAGTAATGCCGGTTATCCTGTTCATGGAAGATCACAAAGCCGAAACCATTTCCCGTGTAGTGAACGCGATAAAACACTTTCGCGAGGAATATGAAACAGACGATATGAAGTATCGTCTTGCTTCTGGTCCAGTCGGCGTTATGGCAGCAACAAACGAAGCCGTCGAAAAAGCGCAGTATCCGATGATGGCCTATGTTTTTGGCGCGGTTATTTTGCTGTGTTTGGTAAGTTTTCGCTCGTTACGCGCCACTCTTTCGGTTGTGGTTCCTCTGTATGTAGTATCGGTGTTGGCGCAGGCACTGATGACCTTTTTGGAGATTGGTCTTACTGTTTCCACCTTACCTGTCATCGCGCTTGGAGTGGGTATTGGTGTAGACTATGGAATCTATATCCTCTCTACTATGAGCGTTAAGCTGAAGCACGGCGCTACGGTACAACAGGCCTATCTTGAAGCGCTGAAAGAACGGGGGAGCGCGGTTATATTTACCGGTTTAACATTAGCTATCGGCGTAAGCACCTGGGTTTTCTCGTCGCTCAAGTTCCAGATGGATATGGGAATTCTGCTCACCTTTATGTTTGTGGTGAACATGTTGGGTGCCATCATCGTATTACCAGCCATTGCAAGATTTCTCTGGTTTTCAAAAAATGAAAGCCAAAAGTAA
- a CDS encoding DUF1302 domain-containing protein yields MSNRASTFIKSPVAIGVIVCLSAATSPAFAASWKFGDANITLDSNFTLATSIRTEKRDYSLIGNSNHPQFDWSGYNAATNNIYSSADVWSLANGEYSTNGDLGNLAHDPGEAFSTQISGNHELDVNFGDYGFFARGFWFYDFEQMDENRPWSNPITGTPTDLCDDDDAKDLLCSDIRLLDAFFYGDWWVNDKPLTVRIGQQVISWGESTFIQHGINTTNPVDVTRAQAPGAELKEVFIPVGMVFASLGLTDTVSISGYYQYEWERSWLPVAGSYFATNDFAGEGGQANNVQLGFTGNPDINLEHLLSSLNGLGDVLRAGADPTAISQAYLAYPTKVAVRGYSDDAHIDADDQGQYGLRLTWFAESLNETEMSFYHINYHSQRPLISGVTSNFTAEGIGADLAFIAQNAVTRDNVTDLVAFTEAKFYYPEDIQLYGYSFNTNLGTTAVSGEFAYRVDEPLQIDDVELLYMGMPEQLANAGLRPDLAGISQLNNIGRAVGPGETAQGYLFSDTWQAQFTVSHVFGPALGTDNFVLLGEAGYVNIMDFPDPNIIRLNAPGTGRTPSLEPTADGNPREGLHTGLSNGPETNPFATDDAWGYRLLAVADYNNIYGGVNLRTRATFSHDVKGTTPDPLYLFLEDSKSASISFTFDYLSRWSATASYSAFWGGIGTTNQLSDRDFISFNIKYAI; encoded by the coding sequence ATGTCAAACAGGGCTAGCACATTTATAAAATCACCTGTTGCAATAGGCGTTATTGTTTGTCTTAGTGCAGCCACAAGTCCCGCATTTGCGGCAAGCTGGAAGTTCGGTGACGCCAATATTACCTTAGATTCTAACTTCACACTCGCTACCAGTATTCGTACAGAAAAACGCGATTATTCGTTGATAGGGAACAGTAACCACCCGCAGTTTGACTGGTCAGGATACAACGCAGCCACCAATAATATCTATTCAAGCGCTGATGTCTGGTCGTTAGCAAATGGAGAATATTCTACTAATGGTGATTTAGGCAATCTTGCGCATGATCCCGGTGAGGCCTTTTCAACGCAAATCTCAGGTAATCACGAACTCGATGTGAATTTCGGTGATTACGGGTTCTTTGCCCGTGGTTTCTGGTTTTACGATTTCGAGCAGATGGATGAGAACCGGCCCTGGTCTAATCCTATAACCGGCACCCCAACTGATCTCTGCGACGATGATGATGCCAAAGATCTACTGTGTTCTGATATTCGCTTACTCGATGCATTTTTCTACGGCGACTGGTGGGTGAATGACAAGCCACTGACAGTCAGGATTGGTCAGCAGGTGATCAGTTGGGGTGAGAGCACCTTCATTCAACACGGCATAAACACCACCAATCCTGTTGATGTCACTCGCGCCCAAGCACCAGGTGCAGAATTAAAAGAAGTATTTATTCCGGTGGGTATGGTGTTTGCCTCACTAGGGCTAACCGATACTGTCAGCATATCCGGCTACTACCAATATGAATGGGAGCGCAGTTGGCTACCGGTAGCAGGAAGCTACTTTGCAACCAATGATTTTGCTGGAGAAGGGGGTCAGGCGAATAATGTACAACTTGGTTTTACTGGTAATCCAGATATTAATCTTGAACATTTATTGTCCTCGCTGAATGGCTTGGGAGACGTCTTGCGAGCAGGGGCAGATCCAACTGCTATTTCCCAAGCTTACCTGGCTTATCCAACTAAGGTAGCAGTTCGTGGTTATTCTGATGATGCCCACATAGATGCGGACGATCAAGGTCAATATGGTTTGCGTCTTACCTGGTTTGCTGAATCGTTAAATGAAACCGAAATGAGTTTTTACCACATCAACTATCACAGCCAACGTCCTCTCATTTCTGGCGTAACCTCTAATTTCACCGCCGAAGGCATTGGTGCAGATTTGGCGTTCATCGCGCAAAACGCGGTTACCCGTGACAATGTCACTGATCTGGTGGCGTTCACTGAGGCAAAATTTTATTATCCTGAAGACATACAGCTTTATGGTTACAGCTTTAATACCAACCTTGGCACTACCGCAGTATCAGGTGAGTTTGCATATCGCGTTGATGAGCCCTTACAAATAGATGATGTCGAGTTGCTCTACATGGGCATGCCTGAGCAATTAGCCAACGCAGGATTGCGTCCGGATTTGGCCGGTATTTCCCAGCTAAATAACATTGGCCGTGCAGTAGGCCCGGGCGAGACTGCGCAGGGATACTTGTTCTCAGACACATGGCAGGCACAATTTACGGTTTCACACGTGTTTGGTCCTGCATTGGGAACAGATAATTTTGTTCTTTTAGGTGAAGCAGGGTATGTCAATATCATGGATTTTCCTGATCCCAATATCATTCGGTTGAATGCACCTGGCACTGGAAGAACGCCTTCTTTAGAACCCACCGCCGATGGCAATCCTAGAGAAGGGTTACACACCGGCTTATCTAACGGCCCCGAAACCAACCCGTTTGCTACAGATGATGCCTGGGGCTATCGATTACTCGCTGTAGCCGATTACAACAATATCTATGGCGGTGTGAACTTACGCACCCGCGCTACCTTTTCTCACGATGTAAAAGGCACCACGCCAGATCCGCTATACCTGTTCCTTGAAGATAGTAAGTCTGCGAGTATTTCTTTTACTTTCGATTACTTAAGTAGATGGTCGGCTACCGCTTCCTACAGTGCATTTTGGGGAGGCATTGGTACGACAAATCAATTGTCGGATCGCGATTTCATCTCATTCAACATCAAATATGCGATTTAG
- a CDS encoding DUF2835 family protein, translating to MTHRLSSDSVYFFSLSIAYARCEALYQPHHPAVVLTADSGHRVQIPASRLRAFIERSGIKGRFRMIVSAENKIKSFERIR from the coding sequence ATGACACACCGTCTCAGTAGCGATAGCGTTTATTTTTTTTCTCTCTCTATAGCCTACGCTCGCTGCGAAGCGCTATATCAACCTCACCATCCTGCCGTGGTGCTTACTGCTGACAGTGGGCACCGCGTTCAAATTCCTGCGTCCCGACTGCGAGCCTTTATCGAAAGGAGCGGCATCAAAGGACGCTTTAGAATGATTGTCAGTGCCGAAAACAAGATAAAAAGTTTTGAGCGGATCCGTTAG